Proteins from one Juglans microcarpa x Juglans regia isolate MS1-56 chromosome 1S, Jm3101_v1.0, whole genome shotgun sequence genomic window:
- the LOC121247316 gene encoding fibrous sheath CABYR-binding protein-like: protein MEHREKRLAPSPSEGDRPKHQCTETKASTPPTSILTEEVPVTLPCTSKPEAARRRGKGSQRVVLGGKSSRAAPRDDLVRVAPRDGSHRVVPKDSSLHAVERAGWSIQDVGPSRGPAGEGDAEAAVASLFASAFEGLEPWGSAQASGSFTSFEEAFLEEEEELLHKRPTSFEEMLAKFDASFEGCFPRSPNSAPEPASSAHSGGSPILIPTALPLEEEVPSAAGPGFPKATEQSPEGVAPRSESGPSTTPEQTLPSAEIAQELQVPQAIHSPPQRGVAIVEVEDDPSPSSSPLCSGTVEGENSAQAEGSPSSHSALLQDPPIEISFLSEGESTPPPAHQEVILPLMPAEPSSSSEPGASQGPGSGHVKA, encoded by the exons atggagcatcg GGAAAAACGTCTTGCCCCTTCCCCTTCCGAAGGGGACCGCCCTAAACATCAGTGCACGGAGACGAAGGCATCAACTCCCCCTACGTCCATCCTTACCGAGGAAGTCCCAGTCACCTTGCCCTGCACCTCTAAACCCGAAGCTGCTCGGCGAAGGGGGAAAGGCTCTCAGCGAGTGGTTCTTGGAGGCAAGTCTAGCCGGGCTGCTCCCAGGGATGACTTGGTTAGAGTCGCTCCTAGAGATGGCTCCCACCGAGTTGTTCCTAAGGATAGCTCTCTCCATGCCGTGGAGAGAGCTGGCTGGTCCATCCAGGATGTCGGTCCTTCTAGAG GCCCTGCGGGGGAAGGAGATGCAGAAGCTGCTGTTGCCTCCCTTTTTGCTTCGGCTTTTGAAGGCCTAGAGCCTTGGGGGTCAGCGCAGGCATCGGGCTCCTTTACCTCTTTTGAGGAAGCTTtccttgaagaagaagaagaacttttGCACAAGCGGCCAACCTCCTTCGAGGAGATGCTTGCTAAGTTCGACGCATCTTTTGAAGGGTGCTTTCCTCGTTCCCCTAACTCTGCTCCCGAGCCCGCTAGCTCGGCTCATTCTGGTGGCTCCCCGATCCTCATTCCTACAGCTCTACCTTTGGAGGAGGAAGTTCCATCAGCTGCAGGGCCAGGATTTCCTAAGGCTACGGAGCAGAGCCCTGAAGGGGTTGCCCCTAGGTCGGAG TCAGGCCCCTCGACAACCCCAGAACAAACTCTCCCTTCGGCGGAGATCGCTCAG GAGCTCCAGGTTCCTCAAGCTATACACTCCCCTCCACAACGAGGTGTTGCTATAGTGGAGGTGGAGGACGATCCTTCCCCGAGCAGCAGCCCCCTCTGCTCGGGCACTGTGGAGGGTGAGAACTCAGCCCAAGCCGAGGGTTCACCAAGCTCTCACTCTGCCCTTTTGCAGGATCCCCCAATTGAGATTTCCTTTCTGAGTGAGGGGGAAAGCACTCCACCTCCCGCACATCAAGAGGTTATTCTACCTCTGATGCCTGCCGAgccatcttcttcttccgaGCCAGGGGCATCACAGGGTCCTGGGTCTGGTCATGTCAAGGCCtga
- the LOC121247317 gene encoding uncharacterized protein K02A2.6-like, whose amino-acid sequence MLFGLKNAGATYQHLVNRLFKNKIWRNMEVYVDDLLVKSKKAEQHLDDLRETLMVLRKYKMKLNPHKCAFGVELGKFLGFMVSERGIEANPEKIRAIMDMPPPRNINEVQKLTGRITALGHFIARSTDRCLPFFGVLRKAREWDEDCSRAFDELKEYLVHPPLLSQTTPRENLTVYLAVSPNEVSSKPDTSGRMTNWAIELSEFEVEYFPRMSRKGQEADWLAKAASGQEEVPLPDHVVVQTIDIATVKIRVSAIEVLQPSEWATDILKFLQEGILPNNREEARKIRNRVARVCGNHVSGRALALRTARTGYYWPNAHKDAYEFARKCLKCQKNAPIPLCPPEKFTFVTAPWPFAQWGLDLIGPLPAGKGGAKYVVVAVDYFTKWVEAEALATITAWAITNFLWKSIICSFGIPQSLISDNGRQFDCSHYREWCSELKIKAKYSSSGHPQANGQVEATNKTLLNILKKKLGA is encoded by the exons ATGCTGTTCGGTCTCAAGAATGCGGGAGCGACATACCAACACCTGGTTAACAGATTGTTCAAGAACAAAATCTGGAGGAACATGGAAGTCTATGTAGACGATCTGCTGGTTAAGAGCAAGAAAGCCGAACAGCATCTTGATGACCTTCGTGAAACCTTAATGGTGTTGAGAAAGTacaaaatgaagctcaaccctCATAAATGCGCCTTTGGGGTGGAATTAGGGAAGTTCCTGGGCTTCATGGTTTCTGAACGAGGAATCGAGGCCAATCCCGAAAAGATCAGGGCCATCATGGATATGCCTCCACCGAGGAATATCAACGAAGTTCAGAAGCTAACAGGAAGGATAACCGCCCTGGGCCACTTCATCGCCAGGTCAACCGACAGGTGCCTTCCTTTCTTTGGTGTCCTCCGAAAAGCACGAGAATGGGATGAAGACTGTAGTAGAGCTTTTGACGAGCTGAAGGAGTACTTGGTTCACCCTCCGCTACTCAGCCAAACCACGCCTAGAGAGAACCTGACCGTGTACCTGGCGGTGTCACCTAATGAAGTGTCTTCT AAACCCGATACTTCGGGTCGGATGACTAACTGGGCGATTGAGCTAAGCGAGTTCGAGGTCGAATACTTCCCACGGATGTCGAGAAAAGGACAG GAAGCGGATTGGCTAGCTAAGGCGGCCTCAGGGCAAGAAGAGGTCCCGCTCCCGGACCATGTCGTTGTCCAAACTATTGATATAGCTACAGTGAAAATTCGGGTGTCAGCTATCGAGGTCCTACAGCCCTCGGAATGGGCCACggatattttgaaatttcttcaAGAGGGAATCCTTCCGAACAATCGGGAGGAAGCCCGAAAGATTAGGAACCGAGTAGCCA GAGTTTGTGGGAATCACGTGAGTGGGAGGGCATTAGCATTACGAACTGCTCGGACGGGATACTACTGGCCTAATGCTCACAAGGATGCTTACGAGTTCGCCCGGAAATGTCTTAAATGCCAGAAAAATGCCCCTATACCTCTTTGTCCTCCCgaaaaatttacttttgtcACTGCCCCATGGCCCTTCGCCCAATGGGGGTTGGATCTCATTGGTCCTCTCCCAGCAGGCAAAGGAGGGGCAAAATATGTTGTGGTAGCAGTAGACTATTTTACCAAATGGGTAGAGGCGGAAGCTTTAGCGACAATCACAGCTTGGGCAATAACAAATTTCCTCTGGAAATCCATAATCTGCAGTTTCGGTATTCCCCAAAGCCTCATCTCCGATAATGGGAGACAATTTGATTGTTCTCACTATCGAGAGTGGTGCTCAGAGCTCAAGATCAAGGCTAAGTACTCATCTTCAGGACATCCGCAAGCCAACGGTCAGGTAGAAGCAACCAATAAGACGTTACTCAACATCTTAAAGAAGAAGCTGGGAGCGTAG